One genomic region from Pyxicephalus adspersus chromosome 1, UCB_Pads_2.0, whole genome shotgun sequence encodes:
- the LOC140323603 gene encoding octanoyl-[acyl-carrier-protein]:protein N-octanoyltransferase LIPT2, mitochondrial-like, translating into MSCSAGRPTLRVLRLGLLSYSEALQAQARSVRLCAERGEDRLLLLEHRPVYTVGIRQSRYTGEEEARLRALGADFQRTDRGGLITFHGPGQLVCYPVLSLRRLHRTLRRYVCGLEGAAIGLCRRLGVEGGRSGDTGVWVGERKICAIGVHCSHHITSHGLALNCNTDLTWFNHIVPCGLEGKGVTSLSTELGRVVTVEEVIPSFLEAFQEEFHCTVDFSNKETEEQPQNERVLNE; encoded by the exons ATGTCGTGCTCGGCAGGACGGCCGACGCTGCGCGTCCTGCGGCTGGGTTTACTCTCCTACTCCGAGGCCTTGCAGGCCCAGGCGCGAAGCGTGCGGCTATGTGCGGAAAGAGGGGAGGAcaggctgctgctgctggagCACAGGCCGGTGTACACGGTGGGGATCCGGCAGAGCCGGTACACGGGGGAGGAGGAGGCCAGGCTCCGGGCTCTGGGAGCGGACTTCCAACGTACCGACCGCGGGGGTCTCATCACCTTCCACGGCCCCGGACAGCTCGTGTGTTACCCGGTGCTCAGCCTCCGCCGCCTGCACCGGACCCTCCGGAGATACGTGTGCGGCCTGGAGGGAGCCGCCATAGGCCTGTGCCGGAGGCTGGGGGTAGAAGGGGGCCGCTCCGGGGACACCGGGGTCTGGGTGGGCGAGAGGAAGATCTGCGCCATAG GTGTTCATTGCTCTCATCACATCACCTCCCACGGATTGGCCCTGAACTGCAACACTGACCTGACCTGGTTTAACCACATAGTGCCGTGCGGACTCGAGGGGAAAGGGGTGACCTCGCTGAGCACCGAGTTGGGAAGAGTTGTCACCGTGGAAGAAGTCATCCCGTCATTCTTAGAAGCCTTCCAGGAAGAGTTTCATTGCACCGTAGACTTCAGCAATAAAGAGACAGAGGAACAACCACAGAACGAACGTGTTCTGAATGAAtag